One stretch of Arachis hypogaea cultivar Tifrunner chromosome 20, arahy.Tifrunner.gnm2.J5K5, whole genome shotgun sequence DNA includes these proteins:
- the LOC140183015 gene encoding uncharacterized protein translates to MLGLIEIKKEAMSRFDVARLWGCDIVDWEFVESVGASGSLLLMWDNFLFTRLNCFKGDGWLCVEGFLTKNNFKCAFYLVYGAHVRSEKLIMWEELSYLVGLCQVPFCFMGDFNEILHLEERKGATSIPASAEDFKEWVQDLQLVDLPLTDRKFTWFRGQSCSRIDRILVSLEWLEEFTDTRFLKLVKDEWRKLGDDMFTNKLKALTVPLRRWHMDNFGDMDNRIKKFEEEIKKIDDKVSAGSYDGTM, encoded by the exons ATGCTAGGCTTGATTGAAATCAAGAAGGAGGCTATGTCTAGGTTTGATGTAGCACGTTTGTGGGGTTGTGATATAGTGGATTGGGAGTTTGTAGAGTCTGTTGGTGCATCGGGTAGTTTGTTGTTAATGtgggataattttttatttacaagatTGAATTGCTTTAAAGGGGATGGCTGGCTGTGCGTTGAGGGTTTTCtgacaaaaaataatttcaagtGTGCTTTCTACTTGGTATATGGTGCACATGTTCGGAGTGAGAAACTGATAATGTGGGAGGAGTTAAGCTACTTGGTGGGTCTATGTCAGGTTCCGTTTTGCTTCATGGGAGACTTCAATGAGATACTACATTTGGAAGAAAGGAAAGGTGCTACTAGTATACCAGCATCTGCGGAGGATTTTAAGGAATGGGTACAAGATTTGCAGTTAGTCGATTTACCATTAACTGACCGGAAGTTCACATGGTTTCGAGGTCAATCTTGTAGCCGCATTGATAGGATTCTGGTCAGTTTGGAGTGGCTTGAGGAGTTCACAGACACTC GATTTCTGAAGTTGGTAAAGGATGAGTGGAGGAAACTGGGAGACGACATGTTTACAAACAAGCTGAAGGCGTTGACAGTACCACTCAGGAGATGGCATATGGATAATTTTGGGGATATGGATAACAGGATAAAGAAGTTTGAGGAGGAGATCAAGAAGATCGATGATAAGGTCAGTGCTGGTAGTTATGATGGAACAATGTAG